One Streptomyces dangxiongensis genomic window, TCTCCGCCCTCGTGACCCAGAACGGCAACGGCTACGAGGACGGATTCGTCGAGTCGTTCTGGACCGACGTCTGGGCCTACGGGGCGAACCCCGGCCGCGACACCGAACCCGCCGTCCGCGCCGCGCTAAGCGTCGACGCCATCCGCTGGCAGTACGTGCACGGCGTGCCCGACCCGAGCCTGGTCAGCCCGGACACCTGGCGGCACGACTTCGCCCTAGTCTCCCGCGAGGGCAACGACGAGGTCCAGCTCGCGCTGTTCCGCGACTACCAGAACAACCGCCCGCTCTACCCGCTGCTACACGAATTCCTACGCACCAGCGAGGTCCCGGTGCTCGCCATCTGGGGCCGCAACGACGAAATCTTCGGCCCGGCCGGCGCGCGGGCCTTCGCCCGCGACGCCAAGGACGCGGAGGTGCACCTGGTCGACGGCGGTCACTTCCTGCTGGAGAGCCACCTGGACGTCGTCGCGGGATACCTGCGCGGCTTCCTCGGGCGGGTGCCGGGACAAGCAGGGTCGGGGGCCGGAAACGGAGCCTTCGCAGGCCACCGCGCCAGTCACCGACCCTGCTAAGAACTCCTAACGAAATGATCTTCGAGGTGGTTGGATCACTCCGAGACCGTTGATCCGGGGGTGTGGGGTGGCTCGGCCGAAGCCGTGGGAAGCCGATGACGAGTTGTGGGCGGTGGTCGAGCCGCTGTTGCCCAAGGTTGAGCGTCGGACCCGGCATCCGGGACGCAGGCGGCATCCGGACCGGCTGGTGTTCCAGGGCATCCTGTTCGTGCTGCACACCGGGATCTCCTGGGAACACCTGCCGCAGGAACTCGGCTTCGGGTCGGGTATGACCTGCTGGCGCCGTCTGGCCGAGTGGACCGAGGCAGGAGTGTGGCCCCGGCTGCATGAAGTCCTCCTTGCCGGGCTCCGCTGCGCGAACGCCCTGGACTTCTCCCGTGCCACGGTCGACGGCTCCCACATCCGGGCGTTGAAGGGGGAGCCAAGACGGGACGAAGTCCCGTCGACCGGGGCAGGACGGGCAGCAAGCATCACCTGATCACGGACGCCACGGGCATCCCGCTCGCCGCAACCTTGACCGGCGGCAACCGCAACGATGTCACCCAGCTGATCCCACTCCTCCAAGCCGTGCCGCCCGTGCGGGGCAAGCTCGGCCGGCCCCGGCCCCGGCCCCGGCCCCCGGCGCCGCCCCGACGCGGTGCTGGGTGACCGCGGCTACGACCACGACAAGTACCGCCGACTCGTATGGGACCTCGGCGTGAAGCCTCTGATCGCCTGCCGCGGCACCGAGCACGGCTCCGGCCTGGGCACCCAACGCTGGGTCGTGGAACGCGCCTTCGCCCACCTGCACTGGTTCCGCCGCCTGCGAATCCGCTGGGAGATACGCGACGACACCCACGAAGCGTTCCTCAGCCTCGGATGCGCACCGATCTGCCGGCGGCGCCTGAAGTCATTGCGTCAGGAGTTCTAAGACCGTGTCCTACGTGGTGAGGCGGACGAGTCGTTTGTAGCAACACAGGGCGGCTGCCAGTCCGAGAAAGGCCAGGTAGTTGCGGGGATCGCGCTCATAGCGAGGGCTCAGACGTCGGTAGGCGGACAGCCAGGACATCGTCCGCTCGATGACCCAGCGGCGGCCCAAATCCCTGGCCCTGGCCAGGATCCTCGACAGCGTCAGGCGCTAATGGGCCGGTCTGCGAGTGAGCACCAGCCGGACGAACCCATAGGCCGACGCGGCCCCAGGATCAATCGTGCGGCAGCCCGTCAGGCGGGGGGCCAGGTGTGGAGGGCGGCGTCTGCGACCTGTTGGAGTTCGTCGCGGGTGGCGCCCATGGCCGCCTGGACCGCGATGCCGTTCGCCATGGTCATGAGGTAGCGGGCAAGGGTGTCCGGGTTTGTGCCGGCGGGCAGGTCGCCCTCGTCGATGGCTCGTCGGAAGCGGTCGTGAAGGTGTGCCCGGTTGTCGTTGCGCCACGCGACAAGCGCGTCGCTGGCGCTCCGTCCGAGGCGGCCCGCGGCCAGGAAACCCTGGACCCCGAGGCATCCGGCCGGACAGCCGGCCCGGGTGGAGGCATGGACGGAGCCGGTGAGGTAGGCGGTGGCCACCTTCCGGGCGGTGGGCTCCCGCAGTGCGAGGGCGCTGTAGGAGGCAGGGCCCTCGGCATAACGTTCCAGGGCCTTTCGGAAGAGGTCCTCCTTGTTGCCGAAGGCCGCGTACATGCTGGTCTTGGTGATCCCCATGGCGCGGGTCAGGTCGGTGAGGCTGACGGCGTCATAGCCGTGTTCCCAGAAGACGACCATGGCCCGTTGCAGGGCCTCGTCGGTGTCGAACCCTCGAGGCCGGCCGATCGGTGTCCTCTTCGTAGCTTCCATGCTCCAGACCATACCCTTTCTGTCCCGACCGGACCAGAAGTGCTACAGTCTATTTCTGTCCCAGTCGGAATAGAAATAGACAGAGGTCACATCATGGGAACACTCGATGGCAAGACGGCTGTCGTCACGGGCGGCGGGACGCGAGGCATCGGCCGAGCCACCGCTGCGCGGCTGGCGGCCGAGGGAGCGCATGTGTTCATCACCGGCCGGCGTTAGGCCGAACTGAAGGAGGCGGTCGAGTCCGTCGGCTCCTCGGTCACCGCGGTGCCGGGCGACATCACGGACCCGGCCGATCTGGACCCGCTGTACGACGTGGTGCGCGAGCGGGGGCGGGGCCTGGACGCGCTGTTCGCCAACGCGGCCACCGCCTCGTTCGCCACCCTGGAGCAGATCACCGGCGAGGACTTCGACCGCATCTTCGAGGTCAACGTCAAGGGCACGCTCCTGACTGTGCAGAAGGCGCTGCCGCTCTTGAATGACGGCGCCTCGGTCATCCTGATCGCCTCCACGGCCGCCGACCACGGCACACCGGCGTTCGGCGCGTACGCGGCGTCCAAGGCCGCTGTCCGGTCTTTCGCACGGACCTGGGCCAACGAACTCAACAGCCGGGGCGTTCGTGTCAACGCGATCTCGCCCGGGCCGATCGACACCTCCGGCATCACTGACCTCGTCGGCGAGGAAAGCGCAGCCGCTTTCAAGGCGAAGCTCGGCACCGAAGTCGCGATCGGCCGGATCGGACGCCCGGAGGAGGCCGCCGCCACCGTGGCCTTCCTCGCTTCCGCGGACAGCAGCTACATAATGGGCGCCAACCTGTACGTCGACGGTGGCGAGAACCAGATCTGAAACCGTCGCACGGCCCGATGATCGCCAGGATCGTCGCACCGCAGCCCGGACAGGCATCACCGATGACGTGCACCGGCGGGCAGCGCCCCAGCATGTGGTTACCCGATGCGGCCCGGGCTCGCGGTCGGCACCTCCAGAACAAGCCCTCCTCAGCGGAGGACTACGCATGGACCGATCCCGCTCCCCCCGGCCATGGCACGGCTGACCCGTGCGGCACTGCGCTCCCACCCGCGACAGCCCACACCACCCGTGGGACCCGTCGCGTGATCCACCTGGTCATGACACCCACACCTCACCGGCCACATCTCCGTTCAGCGCCCAGATCATGGGCAAAAAGAACATTCGACAGGAAACTCATGAGCTTCCCCCAGCCCGACACCGTCCTGGTCACCGGCGCTTCCGGCTTCGTCGCCGGGCACTGCATCGAGGAACTGCTCCGGCATGGATACGCCGTCCGCGGCACGGTCCGCGACCCCGCACGGACCGAAAAGGTCACCCACTTGACCGCTCTGGCAGCCGATCTCGGCCGGCGTGTCGACTTCGTCGCCGCCCACCTGGACACTGACGAGGGCTGGGCCGAAGCGGTCGACGGATGCACCTTCGTACTGCACGTGGCCTCACCGAACCCACCCTCGGTCCCGCGCACCGAGGACCAGGTCGTCCGCCCCGCGGTCGACGGCACCTTGCGCGTACTGCGCGCCGCGGCCGCGAGCGACACCGTCCGCCGCGTGGTCCTGACATCGTCATCCCTGGCGGTCAACGCTGGCCGCGCCGAACCCGAGGACGGCCACCACACCGAGGACGACTGGTCGCGCATCGAGAACTGCTCGCCCTACGAGAAGAGCAAGACCCTCGCCGAGCGCGCCGCCTGGAAGTTCTACGACGACCTGCCCGACAAGAGCCGCCTCGACCTGGTAACGCTGCTCCCCGCACTCGTCCTTGGCCCTCTGCAGCGCGCCGAAGTGAACACCTCCAACGCGGTCGTCCAACGACTGCTCGACCGATCCATGCCGGCAGTCCCCGACCTCGGCTTCAGCCTCGTCGACGTCCGGGACATCGCTACCGCGCACCGACTGGCCATGGAGAACCCGCGAGCCCCCGGCAACCGCTACCTCTGCGGCGGTACGTACACCTCGATGCTCGACATGGCCCGCGTCCTCGCCACCGAGTTCGGTCCCGCGGGCTTCCGCGTCCCCACCCGGCGCCTCCCCTACTGGGCAATGTGGCTCGCCGCCCGCTTCGACCCCGCCCTGCGCCTGGCCCTCGGCTACGTCGGCCGCCCCGAGCGGCTGTCCAGCCAGAAGGCGATCGACGAGCTGGGCTGGACAGCACGCCCTGCCGCGCGGACCCTTCGGGAAACCGGACAGAGCCTGCGCGACCACCACATCATCCACTCGCGCCGCTGACCGTCAGACGCGGGCTAGTCTAGGGCCCGTCGTCAAACGGATCTTGTTCAAAGCAGGAATGACGCCAGACTGACCGCTGCCTCGTATGAGGTGGCGGTCTTGTTGTATCTCGTTGTCGGCGATGACCTGGTCGGGTCTGTGGCGTGGCCGGCCGGGGCCGGTGCGCGGGACGTGGATGCGTTCAGGGAGGGGGCCTGCGCCGATGCTGTCGTGGCGTTGGCCGGGAGTCAGCAGGATCGCGAGGGGCCGGCCGCGGCCGTCGCAGGCGAGGTGGAGTTTGGTGGTCACTCCTCCTCGGGATCGGCCGAGGGCGTGATCGTCCGGATCGTCCGGGCACTGCCGGCCCCTTTTCGGCCGGTGGCGGCAGCGTGCTGGTGGGCGCGGACGCCGGCGATGCCCTGCTCACCGGCCCGCTGATACAGCTCCGTCTTACTCAACTGCTGCAACTCACGCTTGCCGACAGAAGGTGGCGGGCTGGTCGGTGTGGCCAGTCGGAGAATCTCGCGGACTCCCACAGGTACGTGCCGCCGGTCGTAGAGGAGCAGCGTGCGGAGTGGGTCCTCGTGCGCCAACGGAACGAAGGCCACCTCGGCGGGTGCATACCGGGACATGCTTGATGGCAGCACTCCCACGCTCAGGCCGGTCGCGATCATCGCGAGTTGCAGGGTGACGTCGTGGACCTCGGCGAACTTGAGTGCCTGGAATCCGGTCCGTTGACACAGGCCGTGGATCCCGAAGGGTTGCCCTCGCACGGCGTCCCGGGTGATCACGCTGAAACGCTCGTCCGCGAGGTCCGCCAAGTGCAGTACCGCGCGCCCGACGAGAGGGTGGTCGCGGTGCAGCGCGACGGCAAGGGTTTCTTCCGCAAGCTGTATCGCCTCGATCTGCGGGGGACGCGATGGTGCGGCGAATCCGCTCGCCAGCGCGAGTTGGATCGTCCCTTGCGCCAGTTGGGCAAGAGTGTCTTCGAGACGGGTCTCCCGGATCTGGAGTCGGATGCGGGGCCGGTCGGTGGCGAACCGTCGCAGCAGATCGGCCAGGTGCGCAGGTGGAACCGCGGGGGCCAGTCCGATCGTGAGCATGCCCCCCTGCCCCCGGGTTGCCGCTTTCCCCGCTTGGACTGCCAGTTGACTGGACTCCAGGGCGTCACGCGCGTGCGAGAGGAAGGCCGCTCCGGCCTCGGTGAGCAGAACTGTGCGGCCATCCCGGTGCACGAGCTTCATGTCCAGCGCCGCCTCGAGCCGCTGCAGTTGCTGGGTCACCGCGGGCTGCGCGATCCCCAGCCGTTCGGCCGCATGGCCGAAATGCCTTTCCTCGGCGACCGCGACAAAGCAGCGTAGCCCTTTCATCGAGATATCCATAACAAAATATTATCACGGCAATGTCAGAACATGATTGGACAACGGGGAGAGGGCTCGCTCATAGTTTTCTCTCTGGGCCCGACGACGTCGGAAGCCGATATGAGGCGTGGAAATTAAAAGGAGATGTGCTGTGGGTCTGGATCAAAGCGTGGCGCTCGTCACGGCTTCTTCGCGGGGAATCGGCCGGGCCATTGCGTCGCGTCTGGGGCGGGACGGCGCAAATGTAGTGGTCAATTACCACTCGAATGAGGCCGCCGCGCGGGATGTCGTCAGGGAGATCGAGGAATGGGGCAGTAAGGCCGTGGCTGTGCAGGCCGACCTCGCCGTGCCGGGCGATGTCACCCGCCTGTTCGAGGAATCGGTCGCCGCGTTCGGTGGTCTCGATATCGTCGTCAACAACGCTGGCATGCGGGCCTTCGGTTCCATATCCACCTTCTCTGTCGAGGACCTCGACCGGCTGTTGGCCGTCAATGTCAAGGGGACCTTCCTGGCGCTGCAGCAGGCGGCGAACCTCGTTCGCGACGGGGGTCGTATCGTCAACATCTCCACGGGGCACACCAAGGAACCGAGCCAACGCGTCGCCGCGTATGGCGGCAGCAAAGCCGCGATGGAGTATTTCGGCCACGTGCTGGCTAAGGAACTGGGGAACAGGAAGATCACGGTCAACGTCGTGCTTCCGGGCTTGACCGACACCGACGGCCTGTCACCGGAATTCCGGGCGAACGCCGACGCGTTCATCGCCCGGACCCCTCTCGGACGGCTCGGGCGCCCAGAAGACATCGCCGATGTCGTCGCCTTCCTCGCGAGTGACGACGCGCGCTGGGTCACCGGTCAGACGATCGCGGCCGCCGGCGGCCTCATCTGAGAGGGCGGGTCGTGAGGTCACCGCGGGTGACGGCCGTAGGCGGACGTCGTCTGCCTACGGTCGGCTGTGATGGCGGCTGAGACGTCCGTGGTCACAGCGAAGGGGGACGCCCTGTCGGACGGGGCGTCCCCCTTTAAGAACTCCTGACGCAATGACTTCAGGCGCCGCCGGCAGATCAGTGCGCATCCGAGGCTGAGGAACGCTTCGTGGGTGTCGTCGCGTATCTCCCAGCGGATTCGCAGGCGGCGGAACCAGTGCAGGTGGGCGAAGGCGCGTTCCACGACCCAGCGTTGGGTGCCCAGGCCGGAGCCGTGCTCGGTGCCGTGGCAGGCGATCAGAGGCTTCACGCCGAGGTCCCATACGATTCGGCGTACTTGTCGTGGTCGTAGCCGCGGTCACCCAGCACCGCGTCGGGGCGGCGCCGGGGCCGGGGCCGGGGCCGGGGCCGGGGCCGGCCGAGCTTGCCCCGCACGGGCGGCACGGCTTGGAGGAGTGGGATCAGCTGGGTGACATCGTTGCGGTTGCCGCCGGTCGCGGTTGCGGCGAGCGGGATGCCCGTGGCGTCCGTGATCAGGTGATGCTTGCTGCCCGTCCTGCCCCGGCCGACGGGACTTCGTCCCGTCTTGGCTCCCCCTTCAACGCCCGGATGTGGGAGCCGTCGACCGTGGCACGGGAGAAGTCCAGGGCGTTCGCGCAGCGGAGCCCGGCAAGGAGGACTTCATGCAGCCGGGGCCACACTCCTGCCTCGGTCCACTCGGCCAGACGGCGCCAGCAGGTCATACCCGACCCGAAGCCGAGTTCCTGCGGCAGGTGTTCCCAGGAGATCCCGGTGTGCAGCACGAACAGGATGCCCTGGAACACCAGCCGGTCCGGATGCCGCCTGCGTCCCGGATGCCGGGTCCGACGCTCAACCTTGGGCAACAGCGGCTCGACCACCGCCCACAACTCGTCATCGGCTTCCCACGGCTTCGGCCGAGCCACCCCACACCCCCGGATCAACGGTCTCGGAGTGATCCAACCACCTCGAAGATCATTTCGTTAGGAGTTCTAAGCGTCTGCCTGGGCTTCCCGTACGACTCCGCGAGTTCGACGAGGACGCGCGCCAGCCGGACCGGGACGGGGTATGCGCCCAGCTCCAGCCGTAGGCGGTCGGCTCGGCGCAATCTGCCGCAGAGAGCATGCGGTTGAGGGCCAGCGACGCCTCGGGGTGAGCAAGGAAGAGGTGCTCCAGGTCATTGCGCGGGACGACGGTGGCGGCCACATCGCCGCAGGCGGTGACCGTGGCCGATCGCGGTCCGACACCCATCGCCGCCACCTCGCCCACGATGTCCCCGGCGATCCTGATGTCCCTCAGCAACACCCGGTCACGGTCCAGCCGGGCGGTCACCTTGACCAAACCCTCGTAGAGGACCACCAACTCCTGTGCGTGATCGCCCTCGAGGTCGCCGAGGTCGTCTCCGGGATGGCGGTGCGAGAAGTGGCGGTCTTGGACAGGGCCACCCCGTCCGAACCGGATAAGCGGTCAGGCTCATGACGGCCAGGAGGACCGGCAGGAACCGGACGCAGAACTCCTCCGGTGCGCCCACAGCGGCGACGGTCACCGTCTTGAGTGCCGTGTAGTCCCGGATCAGCAGTACCGCCACCCTGCCTTGGTCGTCGAGCTGGAGGGCGTCCGGGCGTTCCGCCAGCAGCGCTCCCAGCAACTCGACCACCCAAAGGGGTTCTTCGGCCGCCAGATCGCCCGCCGGGTCCCAAAGGGCGTGTTCGAGGCCGGCGAAGAGGCCCGCGCGCACGCCGCCGAGCAGCAGGTCGAAAAGTGGGCGGCTGCCGGCGAGGCGGGCGCGGGGAACGATCCGGAGCAGCCACGCACCGTACCCGGAGTCAGTGGTGTGCGGTTCCAGAAGGCGGGCCACCCGGTCGGGCAGGGCATCGGCGACCGCTACCAACAGCCGTACCGCCCATTCCTGTTCCCTCGTGTCGGCGCTGTCGAGCCAGTCCTCGAAGACTCCCTCGTCGTCCCCGCGACGGAACCAGGCGGGCGTGCCGAGCATGTCGACGAGGCGGTCGCGGAAGGGCGGGCGCGTGTCCAGCACACGGGCGACGGCGCCCCACTCGGCAGCGGTGGGAGCGTCCAGGCCGCGCAGCACATCCATGGTCAGGTGCTTGAGGTGGTAGCGGATGTCCGGACTGGTCAGCAGTGCCTCGACCTCCTCGGCGAACCGTTCCGGGTGGAGATCCCGCAGGTGATCGAGTACTTGCCGGAGCTGCCCGCGGCGGAACAACTCCTGCTCCCCGCCGGTGAGGAAGGCGACGAGGCTCTCTTCCCGCCGGAGCCATTCGCGGGCGAAGGCGTAGTCAAAGAAGCTCTCGTGAAGGAAGGCCAGTTGACGGCCGTCGCGCACAAAGACGTGTTCGGACTCCAGTACCTTCCGGCTGGCGGCGAGGTCGTCCGTGTCGAGCACGCTGTGCGGCACGGACAGCCGCCGGCGCGCACTCATGGCGGCGACGACGGCCGAGACCGCGTCGTGGAGGCGCACGGACGGACGCCGGGCGCACGCCTCCTGCTTGGTGTCCCAGAAGGCATCGAAAAGCTGGCGGGTGGTGTGGAAGAGGAGGGCCTCCTCCTGGTCCGCTACCTGGGCGAGGAGGACCAGATGCAGCGGTGAGCGCAGCAACGCCCTTTGCGGCGGAGCCAGTCGGGAGACGTCCAGGTTCAGGCTGGTGACGGCGGTATCGACCTGGGCGTCGGAGAGCGCCCCGACCGTGACGCGTGTGCAGTGGTCCGGGGCGGTGAGTCTGCGGATGCGGGCGTCGGCCTCGGCGTCGAAAGCGCGGCAGGCCAGGACCACCCGCATGCCGGGATACGCCGCAGCCTCGTCCACCAGGTCGGCCACCGCTTCGAAGGTTTCCGGGATGCGTCCCGACGCCATGCTCACGGCGTCGAGCTGGTCAACGACGAGGACGCAGGACCGCCCGGCCGCCACGGCGCCGAGAGCACCGACCGGGGACATGGGCAGGCCGACACGCTGCCCCAGTTCATGGGTCGAGCCGAAGGGTTCCAGACGGTCGAGACGGAAAGCGAGCACCGGAGTGGCCGCCTCGTCGAGGACGGTGAAGGTCTGGTGCAGCACGGCGCTCTTCCCGCCGCCCGCGGTCCCGGTCAGCAGGACGATCCGCCGGGTGCCTTCCCTGACCTCTGCCACGAGACAGGCGGTCTCCTCCCGGGGGATTGTGGGCCGGAGCAACGTACGTTCGACGCTCGCTGCCCACCGGCGCGTCACCGTTCTCACAGCGTCGGACACCGCGACAGCATCGGCCCGCACGACGCCCCGCAGTCCGTACGGTGCCATCCGGGTGGTGAGGGCCGCGGCGTCGAGTGTGGTTCCCAGGTTGTC contains:
- a CDS encoding alpha/beta fold hydrolase; this encodes MSSVHHRTATVDGHEIFYREAGPADAPVIVLLHGYPTSSFMFRELIPLLADDYHVIAPDHLGFGHSDAPLVGEFTYTFDALAELTSALLDQLGQDRYALYVQDYGAPIGWRLALKHPERISALVTQNGNGYEDGFVESFWTDVWAYGANPGRDTEPAVRAALSVDAIRWQYVHGVPDPSLVSPDTWRHDFALVSREGNDEVQLALFRDYQNNRPLYPLLHEFLRTSEVPVLAIWGRNDEIFGPAGARAFARDAKDAEVHLVDGGHFLLESHLDVVAGYLRGFLGRVPGQAGSGAGNGAFAGHRASHRPC
- a CDS encoding TetR/AcrR family transcriptional regulator, which gives rise to MEATKRTPIGRPRGFDTDEALQRAMVVFWEHGYDAVSLTDLTRAMGITKTSMYAAFGNKEDLFRKALERYAEGPASYSALALREPTARKVATAYLTGSVHASTRAGCPAGCLGVQGFLAAGRLGRSASDALVAWRNDNRAHLHDRFRRAIDEGDLPAGTNPDTLARYLMTMANGIAVQAAMGATRDELQQVADAALHTWPPA
- a CDS encoding SDR family oxidoreductase, whose amino-acid sequence is MSFPQPDTVLVTGASGFVAGHCIEELLRHGYAVRGTVRDPARTEKVTHLTALAADLGRRVDFVAAHLDTDEGWAEAVDGCTFVLHVASPNPPSVPRTEDQVVRPAVDGTLRVLRAAAASDTVRRVVLTSSSLAVNAGRAEPEDGHHTEDDWSRIENCSPYEKSKTLAERAAWKFYDDLPDKSRLDLVTLLPALVLGPLQRAEVNTSNAVVQRLLDRSMPAVPDLGFSLVDVRDIATAHRLAMENPRAPGNRYLCGGTYTSMLDMARVLATEFGPAGFRVPTRRLPYWAMWLAARFDPALRLALGYVGRPERLSSQKAIDELGWTARPAARTLRETGQSLRDHHIIHSRR
- a CDS encoding transposase gives rise to the protein MTTKLHLACDGRGRPLAILLTPGQRHDSIGAGPLPERIHVPRTGPGRPRHRPDQVIADNEIQQDRHLIRGSGQSGVIPALNKIRLTTGPRLARV
- a CDS encoding LysR family transcriptional regulator, translating into MDISMKGLRCFVAVAEERHFGHAAERLGIAQPAVTQQLQRLEAALDMKLVHRDGRTVLLTEAGAAFLSHARDALESSQLAVQAGKAATRGQGGMLTIGLAPAVPPAHLADLLRRFATDRPRIRLQIRETRLEDTLAQLAQGTIQLALASGFAAPSRPPQIEAIQLAEETLAVALHRDHPLVGRAVLHLADLADERFSVITRDAVRGQPFGIHGLCQRTGFQALKFAEVHDVTLQLAMIATGLSVGVLPSSMSRYAPAEVAFVPLAHEDPLRTLLLYDRRHVPVGVREILRLATPTSPPPSVGKRELQQLSKTELYQRAGEQGIAGVRAHQHAAATGRKGAGSARTIRTITPSADPEEE
- a CDS encoding SDR family oxidoreductase; the protein is MALVTASSRGIGRAIASRLGRDGANVVVNYHSNEAAARDVVREIEEWGSKAVAVQADLAVPGDVTRLFEESVAAFGGLDIVVNNAGMRAFGSISTFSVEDLDRLLAVNVKGTFLALQQAANLVRDGGRIVNISTGHTKEPSQRVAAYGGSKAAMEYFGHVLAKELGNRKITVNVVLPGLTDTDGLSPEFRANADAFIARTPLGRLGRPEDIADVVAFLASDDARWVTGQTIAAAGGLI
- a CDS encoding Crp/Fnr family transcriptional regulator — translated: MVLYEGLVKVTARLDRDRVLLRDIRIAGDIVGEVAAMGVGPRSATVTACGDVAATVVPRNDLEHLFLAHPEASLALNRMLSAADCAEPTAYGWSWAHTPSRSGWRASSSNSRSRTGSPGRRLELLTK